In Harpia harpyja isolate bHarHar1 chromosome Z, bHarHar1 primary haplotype, whole genome shotgun sequence, a single window of DNA contains:
- the LOC128136465 gene encoding T-cell surface glycoprotein CD1b-3-like, which yields MQPPRCCLLLHLHLLLYLLLLSGTQADLEGTFTIRLLQTSIFQNTSFVDTEGLGLLEDIELGSLDKHTWTIRFYQPWVRPALPRSDWDTIENMIKIYLQKFNHLINKGAMQKDVPYPFVAQCMAGCEVYPNRTSRAFAYVGYNGQDFLSFNMDNATWLLSQDTKLSQYVQAVLQNYTAFTELVEVLFNDTCVDDIEVLLHYGKAALERQEPPVATVFARMPKPDQLLLVCRVTGFYPRPISVAWLQDGQEVPPGPALNTSAILPNADLTYQLRSILAVAPHDGHSYACRVRHRSLGTRSLLIPWGNSEEVVLIAGLGAGLLAAVALAVISALWVWRHRKHQQMEESESRNSILSKEA from the exons ATGCAGCCCCCTcgctgctgccttctcctccacctccaccttctcctctacctcctcctcctctctgggacACAGGCAGACCTGGAGG GGACCTTCACTATCCGGCTGCTCCAGACCTCCATCTTCCAAAATACCTCCTTCGTGGACACGGAGGGCCTGGGCCTGCTGGAAGACATTGAGCTTGGTTCTCTTGATAAGCACACCTGGACCATACGCTTCTACCAGCCCTGGGtgcgcccagccctgccccgcAGTGACTGGGACACCATTGAGAACATGATCAAGATCTATTTGCAGAAGTTCAACCACCTGATCAATAAAGGTGCCATGCAGAAGGATGTGCCCT ACCCCTTCGTGGCCCAATGCATGGCAGGCTGTGAGGTCTACCCCAACAGGACCTCCCGGGCCTTTGCCTATGTGGGCTACAATGGCCAGGACTTCCTCAGCTTCAACATGGACAATGCCACCTGGCTCCTTTCCCAAGACACCAAGCTGTCACAGTACGTCCAGGCCGTTCTCCAGAACTATACCGCCTTCACCGAGCTGGTGGAAGTCCTCTTCAATGATACCTGCGTTGATGACATAGAGGTGTTACTGCACTATGGGAAGGCAGCTCTGGAGAGACAAG AGCCACCCGTTGCCACGGTCTTCGCCCGCATGCCCAAACCAGACCAGCTCCTGCTGGTTTGCCGCGTCACTGGCTTCTACCCACGGCCCATCAGCGTGGCCTGGCTGCAGGATGGCCAGGAGGTGCCGCCAGGCCCAGCGCTCAACACCAGCGCCATCCTGCCCAACGCCGACCTCACCTACCAGCTCCGCAGCATCCTGGCCGTGGCCCCCCACGACGGGCACAGCTACGCTTGCCGCGTGCGCCACCGCAGCCTGGGCACCCGCAGCCTCCTCATCCCATGGG GGAACTCAGAGGAGGTGGTGCTGATCGCAGGGCTcggggcagggctgctggcagctgttGCCCTGGCTGTCATCTCCGCACTTTGGGTATGGAGACACAG AAAGCACCAACAGATGGAGGAATCAGAGTCCCGGAACTCCATCCTGAGCAAAGAAGCTTAG
- the LOC128136466 gene encoding T-cell surface glycoprotein CD1b-3-like isoform X2, whose product MQPPRLLLFLFLPLLLPGMWADPEEPQVLQLLQTSFITNFSSAEMSGVALLGDVPIFALDPANWSIHFHWPWARQATAEGDAEKIKSHSKLFLRNMVRYVHEMAQQAQHDYPLVVQIRAGCVLHPNRTSWGFMDVGGGGRDLIAFEMERQRWEPRQPSPLAELVSKSLTSKKAITAVLEHLLSISCQSYILTLCRYGRADLERQEPPVATVFARMPKPDQLLLVCRVTGFYPRPISVAWLQDGQEVPPGPALNTSAILPNADLTYQLRSILAVAPHDGHSYACRVRHRSLGTRSLLIPWENHSIAPTVGIAIAVLLLVATASAGGVWWWKRRKGEEATWEIQEFII is encoded by the exons ATGCAGCCCCCtcgtctcctcctcttcctctttctccccctcctcctccctgggatGTGGGCAGACCCAGAGG AGCCACAGGTTTTACAGCTGCTCCAGACCAGTTTTATCACCAACTTCAGCTCTGCTGAGATGTCCGGGGTTGCTCTGCTGGGGGACGTGCCCATCTTTGCACTGGATCCTGCCAACTGGAGCATCCACTTCCACTGGCCCTGGGCCCGCCAGGCCACAGCCGAGGGTGATGCAGAGAAGATCAAATCCCACTCAAAACTCTTTCTGCGCAACATGGTCCGATACGTGCACGAAATGGCCCAGCAGGCGCAACATGACT ATCCATTGGTGGTCCAGATCCGTGCGGGCTGTGTGCTGCACCCCAATAGGACAAGCTGGGGCTTCATGGATGTCGGAGGGGGTGGCAGAGACCTCATAGCTTTTGAGATGGAGAGGCAGCGCTGGGAGCCCCGGCAGCCATCCCCACTAGCTGAGCTTGTCAGCAAGTCCCTCACCAGCAAGAAGGCCATCACAGCGgtcctggagcacctcctctccatTTCCTGCCAAAGCTACATCCTCACCCTGTGCCGGTACGGGAGGGCTGATCTGGAGAGACAAG AGCCACCCGTTGCCACGGTCTTCGCCCGCATGCCCAAACCAGACCAGCTCCTGCTGGTTTGCCGCGTCACTGGCTTCTACCCACGGCCCATCAGCGTGGCCTGGCTGCAGGATGGCCAGGAGGTGCCGCCAGGCCCAGCGCTCAACACCAGCGCCATCCTGCCCAACGCCGACCTCACCTACCAGCTCCGCAGCATCCTGGCCGTGGCCCCCCACGACGGGCACAGCTACGCTTGCCGCGTGCGCCACCGCAGCCTGGGCACCCGCAGCCTCCTCATCCCATGGG AAAACCACAGCATAGCTCCAACTGTCGGCATCGCCATCGCAGTGCTGCTCCTCGtggccacagcctctgctgggggggTTTGGTGGTGGAAGCGCAG GAAAGGTGAAGAGGCCACGTGGGAGATCCAGGAATTCATCATTTGA
- the LOC128136466 gene encoding T-cell surface glycoprotein CD1b-3-like isoform X1, producing MQPPRLLLFLFLPLLLPGMWADPEAEPQVLQLLQTSFITNFSSAEMSGVALLGDVPIFALDPANWSIHFHWPWARQATAEGDAEKIKSHSKLFLRNMVRYVHEMAQQAQHDYPLVVQIRAGCVLHPNRTSWGFMDVGGGGRDLIAFEMERQRWEPRQPSPLAELVSKSLTSKKAITAVLEHLLSISCQSYILTLCRYGRADLERQEPPVATVFARMPKPDQLLLVCRVTGFYPRPISVAWLQDGQEVPPGPALNTSAILPNADLTYQLRSILAVAPHDGHSYACRVRHRSLGTRSLLIPWENHSIAPTVGIAIAVLLLVATASAGGVWWWKRRKGEEATWEIQEFII from the exons ATGCAGCCCCCtcgtctcctcctcttcctctttctccccctcctcctccctgggatGTGGGCAGACCCAGAGG CAGAGCCACAGGTTTTACAGCTGCTCCAGACCAGTTTTATCACCAACTTCAGCTCTGCTGAGATGTCCGGGGTTGCTCTGCTGGGGGACGTGCCCATCTTTGCACTGGATCCTGCCAACTGGAGCATCCACTTCCACTGGCCCTGGGCCCGCCAGGCCACAGCCGAGGGTGATGCAGAGAAGATCAAATCCCACTCAAAACTCTTTCTGCGCAACATGGTCCGATACGTGCACGAAATGGCCCAGCAGGCGCAACATGACT ATCCATTGGTGGTCCAGATCCGTGCGGGCTGTGTGCTGCACCCCAATAGGACAAGCTGGGGCTTCATGGATGTCGGAGGGGGTGGCAGAGACCTCATAGCTTTTGAGATGGAGAGGCAGCGCTGGGAGCCCCGGCAGCCATCCCCACTAGCTGAGCTTGTCAGCAAGTCCCTCACCAGCAAGAAGGCCATCACAGCGgtcctggagcacctcctctccatTTCCTGCCAAAGCTACATCCTCACCCTGTGCCGGTACGGGAGGGCTGATCTGGAGAGACAAG AGCCACCCGTTGCCACGGTCTTCGCCCGCATGCCCAAACCAGACCAGCTCCTGCTGGTTTGCCGCGTCACTGGCTTCTACCCACGGCCCATCAGCGTGGCCTGGCTGCAGGATGGCCAGGAGGTGCCGCCAGGCCCAGCGCTCAACACCAGCGCCATCCTGCCCAACGCCGACCTCACCTACCAGCTCCGCAGCATCCTGGCCGTGGCCCCCCACGACGGGCACAGCTACGCTTGCCGCGTGCGCCACCGCAGCCTGGGCACCCGCAGCCTCCTCATCCCATGGG AAAACCACAGCATAGCTCCAACTGTCGGCATCGCCATCGCAGTGCTGCTCCTCGtggccacagcctctgctgggggggTTTGGTGGTGGAAGCGCAG GAAAGGTGAAGAGGCCACGTGGGAGATCCAGGAATTCATCATTTGA
- the LOC128136464 gene encoding antigen-presenting glycoprotein CD1d-like isoform X2 translates to MGGGKGHHGPGPAYNSLDVRVLLQPGGMTLHPPKLPWCSRLPARVPQPSPLPDTPLPPGEHTWSGPPQNLSTSLIGYQGCPMTLAPPELPRRISPGEKRAVTAPVAASSSCYACSCTLAAGTMQHLRLLLFLLLLLPGTWADPEAWATLEDIVFAALQKYTQNILYLHPWVYPALPVAEWENLKNLFRIYMHNFVLSLAGDAELYQTPYPFVFQCATGCDLYPNGSYTKFYHLAYNAHNFLSFDVDNSHWERREESALVAQVERQFNNFTGFSVTLQHLLNATCVDHMKKFIEYGKASLERLEPPVATVFARMPKPDQLLLVCRVTGFYPRPISVAWLQDGQEVPPGPALNTSAILPNADLTYQLRSILAVAPHDGHSYACRVRHRSLGTRSLLIPWGSSKVALGGGITIAVLLTMAAALAGAIWCYRRRS, encoded by the exons ATGGGGGGAGGTAAAGGCCACCATGGGCCAGGCCCAGCCTACAACTCCTTGGATGTCagggtgctgctgcagccaggagggaTGACTTTGCATCCACCCAAACTCCCCTGGTGCTCTCGGCTGCCGGCCAGagtgccccagcccagccctctgcCAGACACACCACTTCCCCCTGGGGAACACACCTGGTCAGGCCCTCCCCAAAACCTCAGCACCAGCCTCATTGGCTACCAGGGCTGCCCCATGACACTGGCTCCACCAGAGCTGCCCAGGCGGATCAGCCCCGGGGAGAAGCGTGCAGTCACGGCTCCTGTGGCCGCTTCTTCTTCCTGCTACGCTTGCTCCTGCACGCTTGCCGCTGGCACCATGCAGCACCTtcgcctcctcctcttccttctcctcctcctccctgggacGTGGGCAGATCCAGAGG CCTGGGCCACCCTGGAGGACATCGTCTTTGCTGCCTTGCAGAAATACACACAGAACATCCTCTACCTCCACCCATGGGTCTACCCAGCCCTGCCTGTAGCAGAGTGGGAAAACCTGAAAAACCTATTCAGGATCTACATGCACAACTTCGTTCTGTCCCTAGCCGGTGATGCCGAGCTGTACCAGACACCCT ACCCCTTTGTATTCCAGTGCGCGACTGGCTGTGACTTGTATCCCAATGGCTCCTATACCAAATTCTACCATCTTGCCTACAACGCCCACAACTTCCTCAGCTTCGACGTGGACAACAGCCACTGGGAGAGGCGAGAGGAGAGTGCACTGGTGGCACAAGTTGAGAGGCAGTTCAACAACTTCACCGGCTTCTCTGTGACCCTGCAGCACCTTCTCAATGCCACCTGTGTTGACCACATGAAGAAATTCATCGAGTACGGGAAGGCATCTCTGGAGAGACTAG AGCCACCCGTTGCCACGGTCTTCGCCCGCATGCCCAAACCAGACCAGCTCCTGCTGGTTTGCCGCGTCACTGGCTTCTACCCACGGCCCATCAGCGTGGCCTGGCTGCAGGATGGCCAGGAGGTGCCGCCAGGCCCAGCGCTCAACACCAGCGCCATCCTGCCCAACGCCGACCTCACCTACCAGCTCCGCAGCATCCTGGCCGTGGCCCCCCACGACGGGCACAGCTACGCTTGCCGCGTGCGCCACCGCAGCCTGGGCACCCGCAGCCTCCTCATCCCATGGG gcagctcCAAGGTAGCTCTCGGTGGCGGCATCACCATCGCGGTGCTGCTGACCATGGCTGCAGCCCTTGCTGGTGCCATCTGGTGCTACAGACGCAG gAGCTGA
- the LOC128136464 gene encoding antigen-presenting glycoprotein CD1d-like isoform X1 — protein sequence MGGGKGHHGPGPAYNSLDVRVLLQPGGMTLHPPKLPWCSRLPARVPQPSPLPDTPLPPGEHTWSGPPQNLSTSLIGYQGCPMTLAPPELPRRISPGEKRAVTAPVAASSSCYACSCTLAAGTMQHLRLLLFLLLLLPGTWADPEGSCKLHLFQTFIFHNASFVDISAWATLEDIVFAALQKYTQNILYLHPWVYPALPVAEWENLKNLFRIYMHNFVLSLAGDAELYQTPYPFVFQCATGCDLYPNGSYTKFYHLAYNAHNFLSFDVDNSHWERREESALVAQVERQFNNFTGFSVTLQHLLNATCVDHMKKFIEYGKASLERLEPPVATVFARMPKPDQLLLVCRVTGFYPRPISVAWLQDGQEVPPGPALNTSAILPNADLTYQLRSILAVAPHDGHSYACRVRHRSLGTRSLLIPWGSSKVALGGGITIAVLLTMAAALAGAIWCYRRRS from the exons ATGGGGGGAGGTAAAGGCCACCATGGGCCAGGCCCAGCCTACAACTCCTTGGATGTCagggtgctgctgcagccaggagggaTGACTTTGCATCCACCCAAACTCCCCTGGTGCTCTCGGCTGCCGGCCAGagtgccccagcccagccctctgcCAGACACACCACTTCCCCCTGGGGAACACACCTGGTCAGGCCCTCCCCAAAACCTCAGCACCAGCCTCATTGGCTACCAGGGCTGCCCCATGACACTGGCTCCACCAGAGCTGCCCAGGCGGATCAGCCCCGGGGAGAAGCGTGCAGTCACGGCTCCTGTGGCCGCTTCTTCTTCCTGCTACGCTTGCTCCTGCACGCTTGCCGCTGGCACCATGCAGCACCTtcgcctcctcctcttccttctcctcctcctccctgggacGTGGGCAGATCCAGAGG GCTCTTGTAAACTCCACCTTTTCCAAACCTTCATCTTCCACAATGCCAGCTTTGTGGACATTTCAGCCTGGGCCACCCTGGAGGACATCGTCTTTGCTGCCTTGCAGAAATACACACAGAACATCCTCTACCTCCACCCATGGGTCTACCCAGCCCTGCCTGTAGCAGAGTGGGAAAACCTGAAAAACCTATTCAGGATCTACATGCACAACTTCGTTCTGTCCCTAGCCGGTGATGCCGAGCTGTACCAGACACCCT ACCCCTTTGTATTCCAGTGCGCGACTGGCTGTGACTTGTATCCCAATGGCTCCTATACCAAATTCTACCATCTTGCCTACAACGCCCACAACTTCCTCAGCTTCGACGTGGACAACAGCCACTGGGAGAGGCGAGAGGAGAGTGCACTGGTGGCACAAGTTGAGAGGCAGTTCAACAACTTCACCGGCTTCTCTGTGACCCTGCAGCACCTTCTCAATGCCACCTGTGTTGACCACATGAAGAAATTCATCGAGTACGGGAAGGCATCTCTGGAGAGACTAG AGCCACCCGTTGCCACGGTCTTCGCCCGCATGCCCAAACCAGACCAGCTCCTGCTGGTTTGCCGCGTCACTGGCTTCTACCCACGGCCCATCAGCGTGGCCTGGCTGCAGGATGGCCAGGAGGTGCCGCCAGGCCCAGCGCTCAACACCAGCGCCATCCTGCCCAACGCCGACCTCACCTACCAGCTCCGCAGCATCCTGGCCGTGGCCCCCCACGACGGGCACAGCTACGCTTGCCGCGTGCGCCACCGCAGCCTGGGCACCCGCAGCCTCCTCATCCCATGGG gcagctcCAAGGTAGCTCTCGGTGGCGGCATCACCATCGCGGTGCTGCTGACCATGGCTGCAGCCCTTGCTGGTGCCATCTGGTGCTACAGACGCAG gAGCTGA
- the LOC128136464 gene encoding antigen-presenting glycoprotein CD1d-like isoform X3, with the protein MGGGKGHHGPGPAYNSLDVRVLLQPGGMTLHPPKLPWCSRLPARVPQPSPLPDTPLPPGEHTWSGPPQNLSTSLIGYQGCPMTLAPPELPRRISPGEKRAVTAPVAASSSCYACSCTLAAGTMQHLRLLLFLLLLLPGTWADPEDPFVFQCATGCDLYPNGSYTKFYHLAYNAHNFLSFDVDNSHWERREESALVAQVERQFNNFTGFSVTLQHLLNATCVDHMKKFIEYGKASLERLEPPVATVFARMPKPDQLLLVCRVTGFYPRPISVAWLQDGQEVPPGPALNTSAILPNADLTYQLRSILAVAPHDGHSYACRVRHRSLGTRSLLIPWGSSKVALGGGITIAVLLTMAAALAGAIWCYRRRS; encoded by the exons ATGGGGGGAGGTAAAGGCCACCATGGGCCAGGCCCAGCCTACAACTCCTTGGATGTCagggtgctgctgcagccaggagggaTGACTTTGCATCCACCCAAACTCCCCTGGTGCTCTCGGCTGCCGGCCAGagtgccccagcccagccctctgcCAGACACACCACTTCCCCCTGGGGAACACACCTGGTCAGGCCCTCCCCAAAACCTCAGCACCAGCCTCATTGGCTACCAGGGCTGCCCCATGACACTGGCTCCACCAGAGCTGCCCAGGCGGATCAGCCCCGGGGAGAAGCGTGCAGTCACGGCTCCTGTGGCCGCTTCTTCTTCCTGCTACGCTTGCTCCTGCACGCTTGCCGCTGGCACCATGCAGCACCTtcgcctcctcctcttccttctcctcctcctccctgggacGTGGGCAGATCCAGAGG ACCCCTTTGTATTCCAGTGCGCGACTGGCTGTGACTTGTATCCCAATGGCTCCTATACCAAATTCTACCATCTTGCCTACAACGCCCACAACTTCCTCAGCTTCGACGTGGACAACAGCCACTGGGAGAGGCGAGAGGAGAGTGCACTGGTGGCACAAGTTGAGAGGCAGTTCAACAACTTCACCGGCTTCTCTGTGACCCTGCAGCACCTTCTCAATGCCACCTGTGTTGACCACATGAAGAAATTCATCGAGTACGGGAAGGCATCTCTGGAGAGACTAG AGCCACCCGTTGCCACGGTCTTCGCCCGCATGCCCAAACCAGACCAGCTCCTGCTGGTTTGCCGCGTCACTGGCTTCTACCCACGGCCCATCAGCGTGGCCTGGCTGCAGGATGGCCAGGAGGTGCCGCCAGGCCCAGCGCTCAACACCAGCGCCATCCTGCCCAACGCCGACCTCACCTACCAGCTCCGCAGCATCCTGGCCGTGGCCCCCCACGACGGGCACAGCTACGCTTGCCGCGTGCGCCACCGCAGCCTGGGCACCCGCAGCCTCCTCATCCCATGGG gcagctcCAAGGTAGCTCTCGGTGGCGGCATCACCATCGCGGTGCTGCTGACCATGGCTGCAGCCCTTGCTGGTGCCATCTGGTGCTACAGACGCAG gAGCTGA